The Sphingorhabdus lutea genome segment TGACTGATTATTACACAACATCAAAGCCAGTTCCGTTGTAGGCAGTCCCATTTTTAGGACTGTCTATGACATTTCCCATCCTCCAATTAAAACGTCATCCCCATGAAAATGGGGATCCAGAAACGCTAGTGGTATTTCACTGGATTCCCGCCTTCGCGGGAATGACGAAGAGAGACGCCGGAATTACAAGGATATTGCGCTGGATTCCCGCCTTCGCGGGAATGACAAAGAGAGGCGCGGCGATGACGCGGGAAAAGCGCGAAAATGACGTGGAGGAGTGCAGGAATGATGAAAGAGTGAAAGCGTGACGAGAAATTTAAATTTTTTGAAATTAACCACGCTTTGTAAACTAGTATTTCATAATTTATTGATATTGCCGTTTATCAAAGAATAAATTGATTCATAATAGGGGTGAATTTTGACATTAACGGCACAGCTTTCTTCGCCCGCAAATGATTGGGTTCGTGATATTTTTGGTTCGGTCGCCCGTGATGGTTCGGGCATGGCAATTGACAAATTGACCCAATATTTAAACGATCCAGATGACAAGCATCGCCGTCATCGTTCATTATTGGTGGGGCAATTACATGCAGATATATGCCATTTTTTGAATCTTTGCCATGGGCAACAACCAGGCGTAGTGGACTATGCCGAAAATAAAATTACCGGCGATGAGGCAAAAATTTGGGCCGCAAAAGCAGCGATTGGCTTTGGCAAAGAACGCGATTTATTAAACCAATTAACCATTGCCGCCGGACCGCCCGCGCGGCAGGCCGGCCATGATATGGCATTACATTTAACGCAGGACCAACCCAAAAACCTTGCCATGTTGGCCAGTTCCGATCGCAAGGGATGCGCCCTTGGCTGTGCGATGGGATTTGTTGCTGATTGGCATATTATCCGCGATTTATTAAACAGTTTGTCGATGAAATTTGATTTACCCAAAAGCGAATTAACCTTGCCCAGCATCGCCGAAACGATGGAGATTTGTGTGATAGAGGGCAATGGCCCTGCCCTGCAACGCGCCATCCGATTTGGATTTGAACAAGTCTGCGCCCAACAAAAAGGATTTTGGGCCATTATCGACGCGCGACATCAACAAAGGTTGAACGAAGTATTATATGGGTAAAGATATTTTGTCCCACCCTTTTTACCTTCCCCATATTGCAATATATTTTCATGCTGATATGAAACCTTAATCAAATGATTAAGAACAGGATTTTTCATGCAATTTGAAGGTACACAAAATTATGTCGCCAGCGATGATTTAAAAGTCGCGGTTAATGCGGTGGTGAAATTACGCCGTCCATTATTGATTAAGGGTGAACCTGGCACCGGCAAGACCGTGTTGGCGCATGAAATATCGAAGGCATTGGACGCGCCATTGATTGAATGGAATATCAAATCCACGACAAAGGCGCATCAGGGATTATATGAATATGACGCGGTGGCGCGGCTTCGCGACAGCCAATTGGGT includes the following:
- a CDS encoding DUF6975 family protein gives rise to the protein MTLTAQLSSPANDWVRDIFGSVARDGSGMAIDKLTQYLNDPDDKHRRHRSLLVGQLHADICHFLNLCHGQQPGVVDYAENKITGDEAKIWAAKAAIGFGKERDLLNQLTIAAGPPARQAGHDMALHLTQDQPKNLAMLASSDRKGCALGCAMGFVADWHIIRDLLNSLSMKFDLPKSELTLPSIAETMEICVIEGNGPALQRAIRFGFEQVCAQQKGFWAIIDARHQQRLNEVLYG